Proteins co-encoded in one Bremerella sp. TYQ1 genomic window:
- a CDS encoding ABC transporter ATP-binding protein translates to MTVETTNATTPQQPSGSGKVLLEVRDLAVEFRTEDGTFKAVRGVDFDLRAGETLGIVGESGSGKSVTNLAMLGLIPQPPGKITSGSAMYNGQDLLKMSDKQLAGIRGNRIAMIFQDPMTTLNPFLTIDEQLTEVTRKHLGLSYPEALDRAVEMLDKVGIPGAKRRVFNYPHEFSGGMRQRVVIAMALSCNPEILIADEPTTALDVTIQAQILELMQELQQEHNTAIVMITHDLGVIANMATDVLVMYAGRKVEQAKVHDLFADPRHPYTLGLLNSIPRIDEEVGAELRPVSGQPPDMSEPIVGCSFYPRCPYHVDECLSIDPPLVQVDTGTLHACIRDVTKLDPPVPQTANS, encoded by the coding sequence GTGACTGTAGAAACAACCAACGCGACCACCCCCCAGCAGCCATCCGGCAGCGGCAAAGTCTTGCTGGAAGTCCGAGACCTGGCAGTCGAGTTTCGTACCGAAGATGGAACGTTCAAAGCGGTCCGCGGTGTCGACTTCGATTTGCGTGCCGGCGAAACGCTGGGCATCGTCGGGGAATCTGGCTCGGGGAAATCGGTGACGAATCTCGCCATGTTGGGGCTGATTCCTCAGCCGCCTGGCAAGATCACCAGCGGCTCGGCGATGTATAACGGCCAAGATCTTTTGAAGATGAGCGATAAGCAGCTCGCGGGCATTCGCGGGAACCGCATCGCCATGATCTTTCAAGATCCGATGACGACTCTCAATCCGTTTCTCACCATTGATGAGCAACTGACTGAGGTTACCCGGAAGCACTTAGGGCTGTCTTACCCGGAAGCACTCGATCGAGCAGTCGAAATGCTCGATAAAGTTGGCATTCCCGGGGCGAAGCGTCGCGTATTCAATTACCCGCACGAATTTTCGGGTGGGATGCGACAGCGGGTCGTCATCGCCATGGCACTCTCCTGCAATCCAGAAATCTTGATTGCCGACGAACCGACAACCGCGCTCGACGTCACCATCCAGGCCCAAATCCTGGAGCTGATGCAAGAACTTCAGCAAGAGCATAACACGGCGATTGTCATGATCACGCACGACTTGGGCGTGATCGCTAACATGGCAACCGACGTGTTGGTCATGTACGCAGGTCGAAAAGTCGAACAGGCAAAAGTTCACGATCTGTTCGCTGATCCGCGTCACCCTTATACCCTTGGACTTTTGAATTCGATTCCACGAATCGATGAAGAAGTGGGAGCCGAGCTTCGCCCTGTCAGCGGGCAGCCACCAGACATGAGCGAGCCCATCGTCGGCTGCTCGTTTTATCCGCGCTGCCCTTACCACGTGGACGAATGCCTGAGCATCGACCCGCCACTTGTTCAAGTCGACACCGGCACACTACATGCATGCATTCGTGATGTGACCAAGCTCGATCCGCCGGTTCCACAAACTGCCAATTCCTAA
- a CDS encoding RNA methyltransferase has translation MDSDFEHLRHKPPTALDQPRELIVACCPMRSNVNVSRIVRAASCCAISKVVVCGNVKIDPKIARDGAEKLPISRHRSLPPVLRDLKKEGYTLVGLEQTTNSQNIHHFPFVRKTVLVIGNERLGITDDILPLLDATVEIPVYGMPFSYNAATATCMALYEFCRQFPEG, from the coding sequence ATGGATTCCGATTTCGAGCATCTCCGGCACAAACCACCTACCGCTTTGGATCAGCCTCGCGAACTGATCGTGGCATGTTGTCCGATGCGCAGTAACGTGAATGTCTCGCGAATTGTCAGAGCCGCCTCCTGCTGCGCTATCAGCAAAGTGGTTGTCTGCGGCAACGTAAAAATCGATCCCAAGATCGCTCGCGACGGCGCCGAGAAACTCCCGATCTCGCGTCATCGCAGCTTGCCGCCGGTCTTAAGAGACCTAAAGAAAGAGGGCTACACCCTCGTCGGACTGGAACAGACAACCAACTCGCAGAACATTCACCACTTCCCGTTCGTACGCAAAACCGTACTCGTCATCGGGAACGAACGGCTCGGAATCACCGACGACATCCTGCCGCTGCTGGACGCCACCGTCGAGATTCCTGTCTATGGAATGCCATTCAGCTACAATGCTGCGACGGCGACTTGCATGGCACTGTACGAGTTCTGTCGGCAATTCCCCGAAGGATAG
- a CDS encoding ABC transporter substrate-binding protein, whose translation MTFRTSLLLLLAFGTFLGCNNTAEKEPTQVKTPPLSVTIVGEEGLAEVIRRELSARSEEEIVVDVVTEEVLLNQKRFTNDLLIYPPALMGELIERDWIVPVPSATLGNEALQLNDITLGILQTETRWGAKPYALPLGSPVLMLMVRTDLLQQLDLEVPTTWQEYADAVDKIQKSNLLNQSDTIAAATLEPLDSAYLPSLWLARSAAYVKHGENLSTYFDFATGKARINLPCFTKAAQELAATAKTIPNEYNSLDPKASAEAFLSGKSFMAIGWINKHTIVPDSVPEDILFAPLPGSTETYQTPENQWIPRQGNQAESIPLLSTSGMVGSVSALSGQTINAANLLAELTGPEMISLISPASQRTTLCRVSSLPMAEAWMPTGLPGTALRQYAQVSIERLQAPHHLSAIRIPNREAYRDVVREALQKTMQANGNDIEPIWLEAAQAWDKLSEESGSEAHIKAFRNSQGIGENAF comes from the coding sequence ATGACATTTCGCACTTCCCTTCTGCTTCTCCTCGCATTCGGCACTTTCCTGGGCTGCAACAATACAGCCGAAAAGGAACCTACCCAAGTCAAAACGCCTCCCCTTTCCGTCACCATCGTAGGTGAGGAAGGTCTAGCGGAAGTCATCCGAAGAGAACTTTCCGCACGGTCCGAAGAAGAGATTGTCGTCGATGTCGTCACGGAAGAAGTGCTGCTGAACCAAAAACGATTTACAAACGATCTTCTGATCTACCCACCAGCTTTGATGGGCGAATTGATCGAGCGAGATTGGATTGTCCCCGTTCCGTCGGCAACACTGGGCAACGAGGCACTGCAACTGAATGACATTACCCTCGGAATTCTTCAAACCGAAACACGCTGGGGAGCCAAACCGTATGCGTTGCCGCTCGGTAGCCCTGTCCTAATGCTGATGGTCCGTACCGACTTACTGCAGCAGCTTGATTTAGAAGTCCCCACCACTTGGCAGGAATACGCCGACGCGGTCGATAAGATTCAGAAAAGCAACCTGCTAAACCAAAGCGACACGATCGCGGCCGCGACGTTGGAACCGCTCGACAGTGCTTATCTACCAAGCCTTTGGCTGGCACGCAGTGCCGCTTATGTCAAACATGGCGAGAATCTGTCGACCTACTTCGACTTTGCCACCGGCAAGGCCCGCATCAACCTGCCATGCTTTACCAAAGCAGCCCAAGAACTGGCAGCAACCGCTAAAACGATCCCCAACGAATACAATTCGCTTGACCCGAAAGCTTCGGCCGAAGCATTTCTTTCCGGCAAGTCCTTCATGGCGATCGGCTGGATCAACAAGCATACGATCGTGCCTGACTCGGTGCCGGAAGACATTCTTTTCGCTCCCCTTCCTGGCTCGACGGAAACGTACCAGACGCCTGAAAACCAGTGGATTCCACGTCAGGGCAACCAGGCCGAATCGATCCCCCTGCTATCCACTTCCGGCATGGTCGGTTCCGTCTCGGCTCTTTCCGGGCAAACGATCAATGCCGCAAACCTATTGGCGGAACTGACCGGCCCCGAGATGATCAGCCTGATTTCACCTGCTTCCCAGCGAACCACTTTGTGCCGCGTCTCCTCTTTACCAATGGCGGAAGCGTGGATGCCAACCGGCCTGCCTGGCACGGCCCTGCGGCAATACGCTCAGGTCAGCATCGAACGGCTCCAAGCTCCGCACCACCTCTCGGCGATCCGCATCCCCAATCGGGAGGCCTACCGAGACGTCGTCCGTGAGGCATTGCAGAAAACGATGCAGGCCAATGGTAACGACATTGAACCAATCTGGCTGGAAGCGGCCCAGGCCTGGGATAAACTGTCAGAAGAGTCAGGCTCAGAAGCCCACATCAAAGCATTCCGCAACAGCCAAGGCATCGGCGAAAACGCCTTTTAA
- a CDS encoding ABC transporter permease, translating into MIRFLGKRLVWMVITMWVVFTISFFLMWTVSPEGALLSERQLPEAIKRNLEAYYELDKPLHERYFRTMGNYLAFNPGPSMKLIDKSVLDIISEGLPISISLGLLGLSFAMLIGFSTGIISALRRQSLIDVTFRMIATLGIAIPNFVLAGFAIMIFVFGLNLFPAAGWGRPINLVLPSLCLSAPFAAYISRLTRTGMLEVLGQDYIRTAYAKGLMPATVVLKHAFRGAILPVVSFLGPATAGILTGSLVLERIFFIPGLGSHFIEAVQQKDHPVSLAVVMIYTFLLFSMNTLVDLSYGLIDPRVKLDK; encoded by the coding sequence GTGATCCGCTTTTTGGGCAAGCGATTAGTGTGGATGGTGATCACGATGTGGGTCGTCTTCACCATTAGCTTCTTTTTGATGTGGACGGTCTCGCCGGAAGGGGCATTGCTGAGCGAACGCCAGCTCCCGGAAGCGATCAAGCGAAACTTGGAGGCCTACTACGAACTCGACAAGCCTTTGCACGAACGTTACTTCCGTACGATGGGCAATTACTTGGCGTTCAATCCAGGGCCAAGCATGAAGCTGATCGACAAGTCGGTGCTCGACATCATTTCGGAAGGTCTGCCGATCTCGATCTCGCTTGGGCTGCTTGGTTTAAGCTTTGCAATGCTGATCGGTTTTTCGACCGGCATCATTTCCGCGCTGCGAAGACAATCGCTGATTGATGTCACGTTCCGGATGATCGCTACGCTGGGGATTGCGATTCCCAACTTTGTGCTCGCAGGATTCGCGATCATGATTTTCGTGTTCGGGTTGAACTTGTTTCCCGCAGCCGGATGGGGACGTCCCATCAACTTGGTACTGCCGTCGCTTTGTCTTTCGGCGCCGTTTGCCGCGTACATCTCTCGCCTAACGCGAACCGGTATGTTGGAAGTGCTCGGGCAGGACTATATCCGAACGGCCTACGCCAAAGGCTTGATGCCGGCCACGGTGGTTTTGAAGCATGCTTTCCGAGGAGCCATTTTGCCGGTGGTTTCATTCCTGGGGCCTGCGACGGCTGGTATTTTGACGGGGTCGCTGGTGCTGGAACGCATCTTCTTTATCCCCGGACTCGGAAGCCATTTCATTGAAGCGGTTCAGCAGAAAGACCATCCGGTTAGTTTGGCCGTAGTGATGATCTATACGTTTCTGTTGTTCTCGATGAACACGCTGGTCGACCTCTCGTATGGGTTGATCGATCCACGCGTGAAGTTGGACAAGTAA
- a CDS encoding M1 family aminopeptidase, whose product MKSLSLIALFAAACLVSVVNSSLAWAEEAFCTCRYCESHAARLGFGVDLGGDGPHYAPVRKVDVQHIKLDITPDFKKRTVGGSTTIRFVPLRKPLDVLKLDAVDLSITSVEASTPVDQFDSTSSDLTIAFAEPIPVGQESWVTIEHHCQPQGGFYFRTAEMGYPEEDTHCWTQGESHYARQWFPCFDYPNEKSTTEVICHVPSDMTVVSNGRNLGESIDPETKLKSVHWLQEKPHVNYLICVVAGYFDKLEDRAGNIPLGFYSQPTLSQHAAGSFQDTASIMAFYQKEIGVAYPWHKYDQVTIRDFIAGGMENTTITTLTHNTIFTPATENIRSSRGLDAHELAHQWFGDYVTCEDWSHLWLNEGFATYYTHLYEGEKFGRDATLYGLYRDATNRVLPRGANDKRPIVWKKYRNAGDQFDYRAYPKGSWVLHMLRSQMGEELFREAIQSYLKEHGLTTVTTPELQAAIEETSGRTFDRFFDQWVYHARHPDLKIRYRFDPKLSLAQITLEQTHKVDDDVMLFNFPATFAFLCDGEMVLHTEDITEAKHDFYVSLPAKPEMVQFDPEYTLLTKVDFDKPEDLWISELENAERATGRILAIEALAKKKSHKAIEAIQKALENDSFYGVQVEAAEALGKINSTESREALRKTATPKDARVRLALVKAIVGEYQPEQLDELLKAAQAEQNPAIVAAWIDGLAKYSDESVSDYLRASIKKESFRNEIAEAAVDAMQKSGSSQYVTLLSAQLEDNAPQYTMRGLSKLLKALATLSGDDEKLASLKLIAPHLNDARPEIQKGAIEALGKLDAEEARPILQSYADASLNEELSKAASSALAALTKDETAQPKELIELRKQMQDLEKSNDSLQKKLEELEKKLEATEG is encoded by the coding sequence ATGAAATCACTTTCTCTGATCGCATTGTTCGCCGCCGCTTGCTTGGTTTCGGTGGTGAACAGCTCGTTGGCTTGGGCCGAAGAGGCCTTCTGTACTTGTCGCTACTGCGAGTCGCACGCCGCACGGCTGGGATTTGGCGTCGATCTTGGGGGCGACGGTCCTCATTACGCCCCAGTTCGCAAAGTAGATGTTCAGCACATCAAGTTGGATATCACGCCAGACTTCAAAAAGCGAACCGTGGGTGGAAGCACAACCATCCGGTTTGTGCCACTTCGCAAGCCGCTCGACGTGTTGAAGCTGGACGCGGTCGATCTTTCGATCACAAGCGTGGAAGCCTCGACTCCAGTAGATCAGTTCGACAGTACCAGCTCTGACTTGACGATTGCGTTTGCAGAGCCAATTCCGGTCGGTCAAGAAAGCTGGGTTACGATTGAGCATCATTGCCAACCGCAAGGTGGTTTCTATTTCCGTACCGCCGAGATGGGGTACCCTGAAGAAGATACCCACTGCTGGACGCAAGGCGAATCGCACTACGCGCGGCAATGGTTCCCTTGTTTCGATTACCCGAATGAAAAGTCGACCACCGAGGTGATCTGCCATGTGCCGTCCGATATGACGGTCGTATCCAACGGGCGAAACCTGGGAGAAAGCATCGACCCGGAAACGAAGCTGAAGTCGGTGCATTGGCTGCAAGAGAAGCCGCACGTGAACTACTTGATCTGCGTAGTCGCTGGCTACTTCGACAAGCTGGAAGATCGCGCGGGAAACATTCCGCTTGGCTTCTACAGTCAGCCGACTCTTTCGCAGCATGCCGCTGGTTCGTTCCAAGACACGGCTTCGATCATGGCGTTTTACCAAAAGGAAATCGGTGTCGCTTACCCGTGGCATAAATACGATCAAGTAACTATTCGTGACTTCATTGCCGGGGGAATGGAAAACACGACGATCACCACGCTGACGCACAATACGATCTTCACTCCAGCGACCGAGAACATCCGTTCGTCACGCGGTCTCGACGCCCACGAACTGGCTCACCAGTGGTTCGGCGACTATGTAACGTGCGAAGACTGGAGCCATTTGTGGCTTAACGAAGGTTTCGCGACGTACTACACCCATTTGTATGAAGGGGAAAAGTTCGGCCGCGACGCGACGTTGTATGGACTTTACCGAGACGCCACAAACCGCGTGCTGCCACGTGGAGCGAACGACAAGCGTCCGATTGTCTGGAAGAAATACCGCAACGCTGGCGATCAGTTCGACTACCGCGCGTATCCCAAGGGAAGCTGGGTGCTGCATATGCTCCGCAGCCAGATGGGGGAAGAGCTCTTCCGAGAAGCGATTCAAAGCTATTTGAAAGAGCACGGTCTGACGACCGTCACCACGCCGGAATTGCAAGCCGCGATTGAAGAAACCAGTGGCCGCACGTTCGATCGCTTCTTCGATCAGTGGGTATATCATGCCCGACACCCTGACTTGAAGATTCGCTACCGCTTCGATCCAAAGTTGTCGCTTGCTCAGATCACGTTGGAGCAAACACACAAAGTGGACGACGACGTGATGTTATTCAACTTCCCCGCCACGTTTGCATTTTTATGCGACGGCGAAATGGTGCTGCACACTGAAGACATCACCGAAGCCAAGCATGACTTCTACGTCTCGCTGCCAGCCAAGCCCGAAATGGTGCAATTCGATCCAGAGTACACGCTGTTGACCAAAGTCGACTTCGACAAGCCAGAAGACTTGTGGATCAGCGAACTGGAAAACGCCGAGCGTGCCACCGGACGTATCTTGGCCATCGAAGCATTAGCCAAGAAGAAGTCGCACAAAGCGATTGAAGCGATTCAAAAGGCACTTGAAAACGATTCGTTTTACGGCGTGCAAGTTGAAGCGGCGGAAGCTCTCGGTAAGATCAACTCGACCGAGTCGCGTGAAGCCCTTCGCAAAACGGCAACGCCGAAAGATGCCCGTGTCCGCTTAGCTTTGGTAAAAGCGATCGTTGGGGAGTATCAACCGGAACAGCTGGACGAACTTCTGAAAGCGGCCCAGGCCGAACAGAACCCTGCGATTGTCGCCGCGTGGATCGATGGCTTGGCGAAGTACTCCGACGAATCGGTTTCCGATTACTTGCGAGCTTCGATCAAAAAAGAATCGTTCCGCAATGAAATCGCAGAAGCCGCCGTCGACGCGATGCAGAAGAGTGGCTCGTCGCAGTACGTGACATTGCTTTCGGCTCAGTTGGAAGACAACGCACCACAGTACACGATGCGGGGACTTTCCAAGCTCCTCAAAGCACTCGCAACGCTAAGCGGCGACGACGAGAAGCTGGCTTCGCTCAAGCTGATTGCCCCTCACTTGAACGATGCTCGTCCAGAAATTCAAAAAGGTGCCATCGAAGCGTTGGGTAAGCTCGACGCAGAAGAGGCCCGACCGATCCTCCAGTCCTACGCCGACGCTTCGCTCAACGAAGAACTGTCCAAAGCAGCAAGCTCCGCCTTGGCAGCCCTAACGAAAGACGAAACGGCCCAGCCCAAAGAGCTAATCGAGCTCCGCAAGCAAATGCAAGACCTCGAAAAGTCGAACGACTCGCTGCAAAAGAAGCTAGAGGAGTTGGAGAAGAAGCTGGAGGCTACTGAAGGTTAG
- a CDS encoding TlpA disulfide reductase family protein — MNMRWLWLGMLVVGIGCEKGSQPAMTPPVAPGPVVEVAEEETPTEVTTKVMDHAGIQMLVESYRGKVVVVDYWSTDCPPCIKELPGLVQLYAAHSPDDVKCITVSLDYIGLPDEGPETYKDKVMPILQFVGATFDNVIAADDSETMLKKLDLAAPPAVYVYGRDGKLAKRFDNEEAASEEEGFTYDDDISPLVAELVKQK, encoded by the coding sequence ATGAATATGCGTTGGTTATGGCTCGGCATGTTAGTGGTGGGTATAGGTTGCGAAAAAGGTTCGCAGCCAGCGATGACTCCTCCCGTTGCTCCAGGGCCGGTGGTTGAAGTTGCTGAGGAGGAAACCCCTACGGAAGTAACGACCAAGGTAATGGACCACGCAGGCATTCAAATGCTCGTCGAGTCGTACCGAGGTAAAGTGGTTGTTGTCGATTATTGGTCGACCGATTGCCCTCCCTGTATTAAAGAACTGCCAGGCCTCGTGCAGCTTTACGCGGCCCACTCTCCAGATGATGTGAAATGTATTACGGTCAGCTTGGATTACATCGGACTGCCCGATGAAGGTCCCGAGACGTACAAAGACAAAGTGATGCCAATCCTTCAGTTTGTCGGGGCGACGTTTGACAATGTGATTGCCGCGGACGATTCAGAAACGATGCTGAAGAAACTAGACCTGGCGGCACCTCCAGCGGTTTACGTTTATGGCCGCGATGGCAAACTGGCCAAACGGTTTGATAACGAAGAAGCTGCCAGCGAAGAGGAGGGTTTCACTTACGATGACGACATTAGCCCGCTGGTCGCGGAATTGGTGAAGCAGAAGTAG
- a CDS encoding peptide ABC transporter substrate-binding protein, producing MKWSLRGLFPYFFPLIFVVALFFALRMGSLPPADFTFSNGTEPQSVDPAKSTGAPEGRIIDAIFEGLYRKMPDPNDPDEMIPLPGMAESHDVSEDLKTYTFHMREGAKWTNGEPVTAYDWTFSWQRFLHPESGSQYAYQLWYIKNAKKYTNPGELAAGDRVEVEIADRKDDAQMYPRGTIVSGILKKIDSFPKDGAEESDDGHGESDGAMHVYTVDCVPDVDGKPDWDGNATQRVFYQEGLPEEALKKFPKAELAKHVLLHFGEVGIKAPDEMTLEVELESPTPYFLELASFYPMHAVNRTCIETFGYPDWTKPENIVTCGPYQMKERRIRDRIRLVKNPMYWGADDVKLETIDALAVQSNTTQLNMFMSGQMEWATDIPNSVLDDLKIRDQEKKKEPGREEESDDLQITEQLATYFYRVNTTRPPLDNPKVRQALNMAINKQEIVEHVTRGGQVPAGSLVPPGITGYQGPPTASYDPEAARKLLEEALGGKKMRPIQILYNTSEGHKQIAEVIQQQWKKNLHIDVQLRNVEWGVYLTEQREMNYDVCRAGWIGDYPDPNTFLDMFLTGGENNETGWSNAKYDKLIDEARREADPEKRFEMLREAESILVEEMPILPIYFYVSINMVRPYVKNFYPNLQDLHPLHILEIDEEQRDKIREWEGLE from the coding sequence ATGAAATGGTCACTACGAGGATTGTTTCCTTACTTCTTTCCACTAATCTTCGTAGTCGCTCTTTTCTTCGCGCTCCGGATGGGGTCACTCCCCCCCGCTGATTTCACTTTTTCTAATGGCACCGAGCCTCAATCGGTCGATCCTGCCAAAAGTACCGGGGCCCCCGAAGGGCGAATCATCGATGCGATCTTCGAGGGGCTGTATCGCAAGATGCCCGACCCTAACGATCCAGACGAGATGATCCCGCTGCCAGGAATGGCGGAGTCGCACGATGTCTCGGAAGACTTAAAGACGTATACCTTCCACATGCGAGAGGGAGCCAAGTGGACCAATGGCGAGCCGGTAACGGCTTACGATTGGACCTTCTCATGGCAGCGTTTCCTGCACCCAGAGTCAGGTTCGCAGTACGCCTATCAGCTGTGGTATATCAAGAATGCGAAGAAGTACACCAACCCAGGCGAATTGGCCGCGGGAGACCGCGTTGAAGTGGAAATCGCGGATCGAAAAGATGACGCCCAAATGTACCCGCGAGGGACGATCGTCTCAGGCATTCTGAAAAAGATCGATAGCTTCCCCAAAGATGGTGCGGAAGAAAGCGACGACGGCCATGGCGAATCGGACGGCGCAATGCATGTCTATACCGTCGATTGTGTACCAGATGTCGACGGAAAGCCTGACTGGGACGGAAACGCCACCCAGCGAGTCTTCTACCAGGAAGGTCTGCCGGAAGAGGCGTTAAAGAAGTTTCCCAAAGCGGAGTTGGCCAAACATGTTTTGCTCCACTTCGGTGAAGTGGGAATTAAAGCTCCTGACGAGATGACGTTGGAAGTCGAGCTGGAATCGCCGACGCCTTACTTTTTGGAGCTTGCTTCGTTCTATCCGATGCATGCGGTGAATCGAACGTGCATTGAAACGTTCGGCTATCCAGATTGGACGAAGCCAGAGAACATCGTCACCTGCGGCCCCTACCAGATGAAAGAGCGTCGTATCCGCGATCGAATTCGTCTGGTGAAGAATCCGATGTACTGGGGGGCGGATGATGTCAAACTGGAAACGATCGATGCGTTGGCTGTTCAATCGAATACGACCCAGCTGAATATGTTCATGAGTGGACAAATGGAATGGGCCACCGATATCCCGAACTCGGTTCTGGATGACCTCAAGATTCGTGACCAAGAGAAAAAGAAAGAGCCTGGTCGCGAAGAGGAGAGTGATGACCTGCAAATCACCGAGCAGTTGGCGACCTACTTTTATCGTGTGAACACCACTCGACCACCGTTGGATAATCCCAAAGTTCGCCAGGCATTGAACATGGCGATCAACAAGCAAGAGATCGTCGAACATGTAACGCGCGGCGGACAAGTTCCCGCCGGTTCGTTGGTGCCTCCCGGGATCACAGGCTACCAAGGACCTCCGACGGCATCGTACGATCCGGAAGCGGCCCGAAAGCTTCTTGAGGAAGCGTTGGGTGGCAAGAAGATGCGGCCGATTCAGATTCTTTACAACACGTCTGAAGGGCATAAGCAAATTGCCGAAGTGATCCAGCAGCAGTGGAAGAAGAATCTGCATATCGATGTTCAGCTGCGAAACGTCGAATGGGGCGTTTACCTGACCGAGCAGCGGGAAATGAACTACGACGTTTGTCGAGCTGGTTGGATTGGCGACTACCCTGATCCGAACACGTTTCTCGATATGTTCCTTACCGGCGGCGAAAATAACGAGACCGGCTGGAGCAACGCCAAGTACGATAAACTTATCGACGAAGCCCGCCGAGAAGCCGACCCAGAGAAACGGTTCGAGATGCTTCGTGAGGCGGAATCGATCTTAGTGGAAGAGATGCCAATTTTGCCGATCTACTTCTATGTTTCGATCAACATGGTACGACCCTACGTGAAGAACTTTTATCCCAATCTGCAGGACCTCCATCCCCTGCACATCCTTGAGATTGACGAAGAACAACGCGACAAGATTCGCGAGTGGGAGGGCTTGGAGTGA
- a CDS encoding helix-turn-helix transcriptional regulator, whose product MMFLATPANGHSLSKGYYSDNDSPSHVSEPALAGKAVSPYEALNEDVARQLVQLFKLLADETRLKILSYLLQAGELNVRSLCDLLDQSQPAVSHHLALLKTCGLIESRRDGKNNFYRVIPEQFGRFAEVLFRKVPGLEDDKIDFGEAMVRLETEPQTVAIH is encoded by the coding sequence ATGATGTTCTTGGCTACTCCAGCCAATGGACACTCGTTGTCCAAAGGGTACTACTCGGACAACGATAGTCCCTCGCATGTTTCGGAGCCTGCCCTCGCAGGCAAAGCCGTTTCCCCTTATGAAGCACTGAACGAAGACGTTGCTCGTCAACTCGTTCAGTTGTTCAAGCTGCTTGCCGATGAAACTCGGCTCAAGATTCTCAGCTATTTGCTGCAAGCTGGCGAATTGAACGTTCGCTCGCTATGCGATTTGCTCGATCAAAGCCAGCCAGCGGTCAGCCATCACTTGGCCCTGCTGAAAACGTGCGGCTTGATCGAATCGCGACGCGACGGCAAGAACAATTTCTATCGCGTCATTCCGGAACAGTTCGGCCGTTTCGCCGAAGTCTTGTTCCGTAAAGTACCTGGGCTCGAAGACGACAAGATCGACTTCGGTGAAGCGATGGTACGACTGGAAACGGAACCGCAAACGGTTGCGATTCACTAA
- a CDS encoding ABC transporter permease, producing MDSLDKNDPYAAALPPIEKYQAMYNEAKSIRGISLWQDAWRRLRRDWVSMTALSFLVLLALAATFTPLFPLQSPREQDLANRFALPPQFSSTTIRANEDGEKVTVPVSLHLSHLEGEEFERRVGELWTDPTGFDMLLLNTRLVIFGDYCLPSLCGTDLLGRDLLSRLFYGARVSLIVGLVATLVSLIIGVSYGAIAGYSGGWIDDFMMRIVDIMYSVPFIFLVLFLITILSEDEMKQWLESYGISRIVILYIVIGAVYWLTMARVVRGQIISLKNEQFVDAARTVGASGLRIVFLHLVPNVMSIVIVYLTLTIPAVMLFEAFLSFLGLGVEAPAVSWGVLAEEGLRVITPVKIYWWLVVFPALALASTLYSLNFLGDGLRDALDPRMKNR from the coding sequence TTGGATTCCCTCGACAAGAACGATCCCTACGCCGCCGCGTTGCCGCCGATCGAAAAGTATCAGGCGATGTACAACGAGGCGAAGTCGATTCGTGGTATCTCGCTGTGGCAAGACGCCTGGCGACGCCTCCGCCGCGACTGGGTTTCAATGACGGCACTCTCCTTTTTGGTACTGCTGGCGTTGGCTGCCACGTTCACGCCACTGTTCCCGCTGCAGTCGCCGCGCGAGCAAGACCTGGCCAACCGATTCGCTTTGCCACCGCAGTTTTCTTCGACCACGATCCGAGCGAACGAGGATGGTGAAAAGGTAACGGTACCTGTCAGTTTGCATTTGAGTCATCTCGAAGGGGAAGAGTTCGAGCGTCGCGTCGGCGAACTGTGGACCGATCCGACAGGCTTCGACATGCTGCTGCTTAATACGCGGCTGGTCATCTTCGGGGATTATTGCTTGCCGAGTCTTTGCGGTACCGATTTACTCGGCCGCGATTTATTGTCTCGCTTGTTTTACGGGGCTCGGGTGTCGTTGATCGTCGGTTTGGTCGCAACGCTTGTCTCGTTGATCATTGGGGTGAGCTACGGTGCCATTGCAGGTTATTCTGGCGGATGGATCGACGACTTCATGATGCGGATTGTCGACATCATGTATTCGGTGCCCTTTATTTTCCTGGTCCTCTTTCTGATCACGATTCTGAGCGAAGACGAGATGAAGCAGTGGCTGGAAAGCTACGGCATCAGCCGAATCGTGATTCTGTATATCGTCATTGGGGCGGTCTATTGGCTGACGATGGCTCGCGTCGTGCGTGGTCAAATCATCAGTTTGAAGAACGAACAATTCGTCGATGCCGCACGGACGGTTGGGGCGAGTGGTTTGCGGATTGTCTTTCTGCACTTAGTGCCAAACGTAATGAGTATCGTCATCGTTTATCTGACGCTGACGATACCTGCGGTGATGCTCTTTGAGGCGTTCCTGTCGTTCCTGGGACTTGGTGTTGAAGCCCCGGCGGTTAGCTGGGGTGTGCTTGCGGAAGAAGGCCTCCGTGTGATCACGCCGGTGAAGATCTATTGGTGGTTGGTCGTGTTTCCTGCCTTGGCGTTGGCATCGACGCTCTACTCCTTGAACTTTCTGGGAGATGGCTTGCGTGATGCACTCGACCCGCGAATGAAGAATCGATAG